The Primulina eburnea isolate SZY01 chromosome 6, ASM2296580v1, whole genome shotgun sequence genome contains a region encoding:
- the LOC140835219 gene encoding protein POOR HOMOLOGOUS SYNAPSIS 1-like isoform X3 encodes MRHWTKYFATLLWTIYINRIGSSFSPQFENSEMAETPVATTSSLIDQWNIHYARFVNYRSTLVNHTHPSLTPISAAWKNRHQGGTWITTLSAASLKLIFKRTAEGLDDVVLVISLRSCVLEEHHISKVYFSWPQVSCVSGFPARGSRAVFVSYKDGIGQIQKFALHFFTVFETEKFMDVLKEIFANGSPRLLEYPGINSEISSQAEVLPFDGPRCSIRSDGDWQLTASAETSSPLMPPVLESNAVQEQFAPKTIELREAAETIASFPPSFLQLLNNCNPAVDEAKPIRHEKDLKTQFMRYLEGNSLQEIIATVEDVINELGYDIAL; translated from the exons atgcgacactggacaaagtattTCGCGACTCTTCTCTGGACTATCTATATAAACCGCATCGGCTCCTCCTTTTCCCCCCAGTTTGAAAATTCGGAAATGGCGGAAACACCAGTAGCAACTACCTCCTCGCTTATAGATCAATGGAATATTCATTACGCACGATTCGTGAACTACCGCTCCACCCTTGTCAACCACACCCATCCTTCTCTCACGCCTATCTCCGCCGCCTGGAAAAATCGCCACCAAGGAGGCACTTGGATCACCACCTTGTCCGCTGCTTCACTCAAGCTCATATTCAAACGAACTGCTGAGGGCTTGGATGACGTAGTTCTAGTCATTTCTCTTCGATCTTGCGTACTT GAAGAACATCACATCTCAAAGGTGTATTTTTCATGGCCTCAAGTTTCATGTGTGTCTGGGTTCCCCGCAAGGGGGAGCAGGGCTGTTTTTGTGAGCTACAAAGATGGTATTGGTCAG ATTCAGAAATTCGCACTGCATTTTTTCACCGTCTTTGAAACAGAAAAGTTCATGGATGTTCTGAAG GAAATTTTTGCAAATGGAAGTCCTCGACTGCTTGAATACCCTGGAATTAAttctgaaatatcatcccaggcCGAGGTATTACCTTTTGATGGACCCAGGTGCAG TATCAGGTCTGACGGAGATTGGCAGCTTACGGCATCAGCAGAAACCAGTTCCCCGCTGATGCCTCCAGTTCTTGAATCTAATGCAGTTCAAGAACAATTTGCACCTAAAACGATAGAACTTCGGGAAGCCGCCGAGACAATTGCGTCATTTCCTCCCAGTTTCCTGCAGTTGCTGAATAACTGTAACCCTGCAGTTGATGAAG CAAAGCCTATACGACATGAGAAAGATCTTAAAACCCAATTCATG CGATACCTAGAGGGAAACTCATTACAAG AGATAATCGCAACTGTTGAGGACGTCATCAACGAATTGGGATATGATATCGCTCTGTAA
- the LOC140835219 gene encoding protein POOR HOMOLOGOUS SYNAPSIS 1-like isoform X2 → MRHWTKYFATLLWTIYINRIGSSFSPQFENSEMAETPVATTSSLIDQWNIHYARFVNYRSTLVNHTHPSLTPISAAWKNRHQGGTWITTLSAASLKLIFKRTAEGLDDVVLVISLRSCVLEEHHISKVYFSWPQVSCVSGFPARGSRAVFVSYKDGIGQIQKFALHFFTVFETEKFMDVLKEIFANGSPRLLEYPGINSEISSQAEVLPFDGPRCRSDGDWQLTASAETSSPLMPPVLESNAVQEQFAPKTIELREAAETIASFPPSFLQLLNNCNPAVDEAKPIRHEKDLKTQFMRYLEGNSLQGMILEKQSSSFEMFGHRRNVQKISEIKFLIDQNLMELCLTTEKTWLPLTNGLV, encoded by the exons atgcgacactggacaaagtattTCGCGACTCTTCTCTGGACTATCTATATAAACCGCATCGGCTCCTCCTTTTCCCCCCAGTTTGAAAATTCGGAAATGGCGGAAACACCAGTAGCAACTACCTCCTCGCTTATAGATCAATGGAATATTCATTACGCACGATTCGTGAACTACCGCTCCACCCTTGTCAACCACACCCATCCTTCTCTCACGCCTATCTCCGCCGCCTGGAAAAATCGCCACCAAGGAGGCACTTGGATCACCACCTTGTCCGCTGCTTCACTCAAGCTCATATTCAAACGAACTGCTGAGGGCTTGGATGACGTAGTTCTAGTCATTTCTCTTCGATCTTGCGTACTT GAAGAACATCACATCTCAAAGGTGTATTTTTCATGGCCTCAAGTTTCATGTGTGTCTGGGTTCCCCGCAAGGGGGAGCAGGGCTGTTTTTGTGAGCTACAAAGATGGTATTGGTCAG ATTCAGAAATTCGCACTGCATTTTTTCACCGTCTTTGAAACAGAAAAGTTCATGGATGTTCTGAAG GAAATTTTTGCAAATGGAAGTCCTCGACTGCTTGAATACCCTGGAATTAAttctgaaatatcatcccaggcCGAGGTATTACCTTTTGATGGACCCAGGTGCAG GTCTGACGGAGATTGGCAGCTTACGGCATCAGCAGAAACCAGTTCCCCGCTGATGCCTCCAGTTCTTGAATCTAATGCAGTTCAAGAACAATTTGCACCTAAAACGATAGAACTTCGGGAAGCCGCCGAGACAATTGCGTCATTTCCTCCCAGTTTCCTGCAGTTGCTGAATAACTGTAACCCTGCAGTTGATGAAG CAAAGCCTATACGACATGAGAAAGATCTTAAAACCCAATTCATG CGATACCTAGAGGGAAACTCATTACAAGGTATGATTTTAGAGAAGCAATCATCTTCTTTCGAAATGTTTGGTCATCGAAGGAACGTGCAAAAAATATCTGAAATAAAATTTCTGATTGATCAAAATCTTATGGAGTTGTGCCTAACTACCGAGAAAACATGGCTTCCTTTAACGAATGGTTTGGTTTGA
- the LOC140835219 gene encoding protein POOR HOMOLOGOUS SYNAPSIS 1-like isoform X1, producing MRHWTKYFATLLWTIYINRIGSSFSPQFENSEMAETPVATTSSLIDQWNIHYARFVNYRSTLVNHTHPSLTPISAAWKNRHQGGTWITTLSAASLKLIFKRTAEGLDDVVLVISLRSCVLEEHHISKVYFSWPQVSCVSGFPARGSRAVFVSYKDGIGQIQKFALHFFTVFETEKFMDVLKEIFANGSPRLLEYPGINSEISSQAEVLPFDGPRCSIRSDGDWQLTASAETSSPLMPPVLESNAVQEQFAPKTIELREAAETIASFPPSFLQLLNNCNPAVDEAKPIRHEKDLKTQFMRYLEGNSLQGMILEKQSSSFEMFGHRRNVQKISEIKFLIDQNLMELCLTTEKTWLPLTNGLV from the exons atgcgacactggacaaagtattTCGCGACTCTTCTCTGGACTATCTATATAAACCGCATCGGCTCCTCCTTTTCCCCCCAGTTTGAAAATTCGGAAATGGCGGAAACACCAGTAGCAACTACCTCCTCGCTTATAGATCAATGGAATATTCATTACGCACGATTCGTGAACTACCGCTCCACCCTTGTCAACCACACCCATCCTTCTCTCACGCCTATCTCCGCCGCCTGGAAAAATCGCCACCAAGGAGGCACTTGGATCACCACCTTGTCCGCTGCTTCACTCAAGCTCATATTCAAACGAACTGCTGAGGGCTTGGATGACGTAGTTCTAGTCATTTCTCTTCGATCTTGCGTACTT GAAGAACATCACATCTCAAAGGTGTATTTTTCATGGCCTCAAGTTTCATGTGTGTCTGGGTTCCCCGCAAGGGGGAGCAGGGCTGTTTTTGTGAGCTACAAAGATGGTATTGGTCAG ATTCAGAAATTCGCACTGCATTTTTTCACCGTCTTTGAAACAGAAAAGTTCATGGATGTTCTGAAG GAAATTTTTGCAAATGGAAGTCCTCGACTGCTTGAATACCCTGGAATTAAttctgaaatatcatcccaggcCGAGGTATTACCTTTTGATGGACCCAGGTGCAG TATCAGGTCTGACGGAGATTGGCAGCTTACGGCATCAGCAGAAACCAGTTCCCCGCTGATGCCTCCAGTTCTTGAATCTAATGCAGTTCAAGAACAATTTGCACCTAAAACGATAGAACTTCGGGAAGCCGCCGAGACAATTGCGTCATTTCCTCCCAGTTTCCTGCAGTTGCTGAATAACTGTAACCCTGCAGTTGATGAAG CAAAGCCTATACGACATGAGAAAGATCTTAAAACCCAATTCATG CGATACCTAGAGGGAAACTCATTACAAGGTATGATTTTAGAGAAGCAATCATCTTCTTTCGAAATGTTTGGTCATCGAAGGAACGTGCAAAAAATATCTGAAATAAAATTTCTGATTGATCAAAATCTTATGGAGTTGTGCCTAACTACCGAGAAAACATGGCTTCCTTTAACGAATGGTTTGGTTTGA
- the LOC140835218 gene encoding ribose-phosphate pyrophosphokinase 4 isoform X1: MSAISPAPHFSSASSRKIQNSVLPSRKINSSFRCEIMNPSSVPQNWTVDCVSSIDPIHIIIKPPSSFPLASTMNSSLKNSKRVCLFHCSEMRDLAERIAAESDAIELRSISWRAFEDGFPNLFISNAQGVRGQHVAFLASFSSPGVIFEQLSIIYALPKLFVSSFTLVLPFFPTGTSERMEDEGDVATAFTLARILSNIPISKGGPTNLVIFDIHALQERFYFGDNILPCFESGIPLLLNRLQQLPDSDNITVAFPDDGAWKRFHKQLQHFPMIVCAKVREGDQRIVRLKEGDPEGRHVVIVDDLVQSGGTLLECQLDDVRVFSFTACNLDNLLQTRQIVAKKVLAKHGAAKVSAYVTHGIFPNKSWEKFEHDDGAHPSTGMTYFWITDSCPQTVKQVKNKAPFEVISLAAAIASTLQV; the protein is encoded by the exons ATGTCAGCCATTTCGCCAGCCCCTCACTTTTCTTCTGCATCGTCCAGAAAAATCCAAAATTCGGTTCTCCCCTCTAGAAAAATTAACTCTTCCTTTCGCTGCGAGATCATGAATCCATCTTCTGTTCCCCAGAATTGGACCGTCGACTGCGTTTCTTCAATCGACCCAATTCATATTATAATCAAACCACCGAGTTCATTTCCTTTGGCTTCTACTATGAATTCTTCGCTTAAGAATTCCAAAAGGGTTTGCCTTTTTCATTGTTCTGAGATGAGGGATCTGGCTGAGAGAATAGCCGCTGAATCCGACGCCATTGAGCTTCGTAGCATTAGTTGGAG GGCGTTTGAAGACGGATTCCCCAACTTATTTATATCAAATGCTCAAGGAGTTCGTGGACAACATGTAGCTTTTCTAGCTTCATTTAGCTCTCCTGGAGTCATTTTTGAGCAATTGTCTATCATCTACGCCCTGCCAAAATTATTTGTCTCATCTTTCACTCTTGTCCTGCCGTTTTTCCCCACGGGAACTTCCGAGCGTATGGAGGATGAAGGGGATGTTGCCACAGCATTTACACTGGCCAGAATCTTGTCAAATATTCCTATATCAAAGGGTGGACCCACTAATTTAGTCATATTTGATATACATGCCTTGCAG GAGAGATTTTACTTTGGTGACAATATTTTACCATGCTTTGAAAGTGGTATACCGTTGCTTTTGAATAGGCTCCAACAGCTTCCCGATTCTGACAAT ATCACAGTTGCTTTTCCGGATGATGGCGCGTGGAAACGTTTTCACAAGCAACTTCAGCACTTCCCAATG ATTGTTTGTGCCAAAGTTAGGGAAGGCGATCAACGAATTGTACGCCTAAAAGAGGGAGATCCTGAGGGCCGCCACGTTGTGATAGTGGATGACCTTGTGCAGTCAGGTGGCACTTTGCTAGAGTGTCAG CTAGATGATGTTCGTGTGTTTTCATTCACGGCATGCAATTTGGATAATCTGCTTCAAACGAGGCAAATCGTTGCCAAA AAAGTGCTGGCCAAACATGGAGCAGCAAAAGTTAGTGCCTATGTGACGCATGGAATTTTCCCAAACAAGTCGTGGGAGAAATTTGAACATGATGATGGAG CACACCCTTCGACCGGGATGACGTACTTTTGGATCACAGACTCGTGCCCACAAACAGTGAAGCAGGTTAAAAACAAAGCCCCGTTCGAAGTTATAAGTCTTGCTGCTGCTATAGCATCCACGCTTCAGGTTTAG
- the LOC140835218 gene encoding ribose-phosphate pyrophosphokinase 4 isoform X2 yields the protein MSAISPAPHFSSASSRKIQNSVLPSRKINSSFRCEIMNPSSVPQNWTVDCVSSIDPIHIIIKPPSSFPLASTMNSSLKNSKRVCLFHCSEMRDLAERIAAESDAIELRSISWRAFEDGFPNLFISNAQGVRGQHVAFLASFSSPGVIFEQLSIIYALPKLFVSSFTLVLPFFPTGTSERMEDEGDVATAFTLARILSNIPISKGGPTNLVIFDIHALQERFYFGDNILPCFESGIPLLLNRLQQLPDSDNITVAFPDDGAWKRFHKQLQHFPMIVCAKVREGDQRIVRLKEGDPEGRHVVIVDDLVQSGGTLLECQKVLAKHGAAKVSAYVTHGIFPNKSWEKFEHDDGAHPSTGMTYFWITDSCPQTVKQVKNKAPFEVISLAAAIASTLQV from the exons ATGTCAGCCATTTCGCCAGCCCCTCACTTTTCTTCTGCATCGTCCAGAAAAATCCAAAATTCGGTTCTCCCCTCTAGAAAAATTAACTCTTCCTTTCGCTGCGAGATCATGAATCCATCTTCTGTTCCCCAGAATTGGACCGTCGACTGCGTTTCTTCAATCGACCCAATTCATATTATAATCAAACCACCGAGTTCATTTCCTTTGGCTTCTACTATGAATTCTTCGCTTAAGAATTCCAAAAGGGTTTGCCTTTTTCATTGTTCTGAGATGAGGGATCTGGCTGAGAGAATAGCCGCTGAATCCGACGCCATTGAGCTTCGTAGCATTAGTTGGAG GGCGTTTGAAGACGGATTCCCCAACTTATTTATATCAAATGCTCAAGGAGTTCGTGGACAACATGTAGCTTTTCTAGCTTCATTTAGCTCTCCTGGAGTCATTTTTGAGCAATTGTCTATCATCTACGCCCTGCCAAAATTATTTGTCTCATCTTTCACTCTTGTCCTGCCGTTTTTCCCCACGGGAACTTCCGAGCGTATGGAGGATGAAGGGGATGTTGCCACAGCATTTACACTGGCCAGAATCTTGTCAAATATTCCTATATCAAAGGGTGGACCCACTAATTTAGTCATATTTGATATACATGCCTTGCAG GAGAGATTTTACTTTGGTGACAATATTTTACCATGCTTTGAAAGTGGTATACCGTTGCTTTTGAATAGGCTCCAACAGCTTCCCGATTCTGACAAT ATCACAGTTGCTTTTCCGGATGATGGCGCGTGGAAACGTTTTCACAAGCAACTTCAGCACTTCCCAATG ATTGTTTGTGCCAAAGTTAGGGAAGGCGATCAACGAATTGTACGCCTAAAAGAGGGAGATCCTGAGGGCCGCCACGTTGTGATAGTGGATGACCTTGTGCAGTCAGGTGGCACTTTGCTAGAGTGTCAG AAAGTGCTGGCCAAACATGGAGCAGCAAAAGTTAGTGCCTATGTGACGCATGGAATTTTCCCAAACAAGTCGTGGGAGAAATTTGAACATGATGATGGAG CACACCCTTCGACCGGGATGACGTACTTTTGGATCACAGACTCGTGCCCACAAACAGTGAAGCAGGTTAAAAACAAAGCCCCGTTCGAAGTTATAAGTCTTGCTGCTGCTATAGCATCCACGCTTCAGGTTTAG